Below is a window of Burkholderia cepacia DNA.
ACGAATGACGACGAGATGGAATCGTTCCAGCATGGATTTCGCTCGCGCAACAGACACATGAACAACGTTAATGGATGAATGAAATAATGCCATTTTATTTCATGGTTTGAAATCCCTATGATGGCTGCCGGATCTTCAATTTTTCTCTGGACGGCAGCTTCATGGTTACGACACACAACCTCGGTTTTCCGCGCATCGGCGCGAAGCGCGAACTCAAGTTCGGTCTCGAACGCTACTGGAAGGAAGAGTCGTCGCGTGACGCGCTGAAGGCGCTCGGCGCCGAGCTGCGCCGGCGCCACTGGCACGACCAGCGCGACCTGGACCTGGCGCCGATCGGCGATTTCGCGTTCTACGACCAGGTGCTCGACATGAGCTTCACGCTCGGCAACCTGCCGAAGCGCGTGCAGGATTTCCATGGCGACGCGCTCGACAACTATTTCCGCGTCGCGCGCGGCCGTTCGGCGCAGTCGGCGGAAGAACACGCGGCATGCTGCGGCGGTGTCGCGGCCGGTGAAATGACGAAGTGGTTCGACACGAACTACCACTACATCGTGCCGGAGTTTCACGCGGACACGAACTTCTCGCTCGATCCGTCGCGCCTGCTGCAGCAACTCGCCGAGGCGAATGCGCAGGGCGTGAACGCGAAGCCGGTGATCCTCGGCCCCGTCACGTACCTGTGGCTCGGCAAGGCGAAGGACGATTCCGATCGCCTCGCGCTGCTGCCCAAGCTGCTGCCCGTGTACGGCGCGCTGCTCGACACGCTGACCGCGCAGGGTGTCGAATGGGTGCAGATCGACGAACCGATCCTCGTGACGGAGCTCGATGCCGAATGGCGTCAGGCATTCCGCACCGCGTATGCGGCGCTGGAAACGCGTCGCATCAAGCTGCTGCTCGCCACGTACTTCGGCCAGCTTCAGGACAACCTGACGCTCGCGGCTTCGCTGCCGGTCGACGGCCTGCATGTCGATGCGATCAACGCACGCGACGAAATCGACGCACTGGTGCGTGAACTGCCGGCCGAGCGCGTGCTGTCGGTGGGCGCGATCAACGGCCGCAACATCTGGAAGACGGATCTGAACGCGACGCTCGACTGGCTCGAACCGCTCGCGAAGCAACTGGGTGATCGCTTGTGGCTCGCGCCGTCGTGCTCGCTGCTGCACGTGCCGGTCGATCTCGCGAGCGAGGAGAAGCTCGATGCGGAAATCCGCTCGTGGCTCGCGTTCGCGCTACAGAAGCTCGACGAGCTGAAGGTGCTCGCGACCGCGCTGAACGAAGGCCGCGACAAGGTGGCCGAGGCGCTCGCTGCGAACGCTGCCGCGATCGACTCGCGCCGTCGCTCGCCGCGCGTGAACAACCCGGCGGTGAAGGCCGCGATCGCGCGCATCGACGCGCAGCTCGGCAATCGCGTGAGCGCCTACGCGGAGCGTGCGTCGAAGCAGTCGGCGCGACTGAAGCTGCCGGCTTTCCCGACGACAACGATCGGCTCGTTCCCGCAGACCGCCGAAATCCGCCAGGCGCGCAGCCAGTTCAAGGCCGGCGCGCTGGACGAGGGCGGCTACCGCGCGGCGATGCAGGCCGAAATCGAGCGCAGCGTGCGCGAACAGGAATCGCTCGAACTCGACGTGCTCGTGCACGGCGAAGCCGAGCGCAACGACATGGTCGAATACTTCGGCGAGCAGCTCGACGGCTACGCATTCAGCCAGTTCGGCTGGGTGCAGTCGTACGGTTCGCGCTGCGTGAAGCCGCCGATCCTGTTCGGCGACATCAGCCGCCCGAAGGCGATGACGGTCGAATGGATCACCTACGCGCAGTCGCTGACGAACAAGCCGATGAAGGGCATGCTGACCGGCCCCGTGACGATCCTGAACTGGTCGTTCGTGCGCGACGACCAGCCGCGCTCGGTGTCGTGCTACCAGCTCGCGCTGGCGATCCGCGAGGAGGTGCTCGATCTCGAGAAGGCCGGTGTGCGCGTGATCCAGATCGACGAGGCCGCGCTGCGCGAAGGGCTGCCGCTGCGCCGCGCGCAATGGGGCGAGTACCTGAAGTGGGCGGTCGAATCGTTCCGCATCACCGCGAACGGCGTGCAAGACGACACGCAGATCCATACGCACATGTGCTATTCGGAGTTCAACGACATCATCGCGTCGATCGCCGACATGGACGCGGACGTGATCACGATCGAGACGTCGCGCTCGGACATGGAGCTGCTCGACGCGTTCGACAGCTTCAGGTATCCGAACGAGATCGGGCCGGGCGTGTACGACATCCATTCGCCGAACATCCCGACGCAGGATCACATCGTCGGCCTGATGAGGAAGGCGGCGGAACGGATTCCGGCCGAGCGCTTGTGGGTGAATCCGGACTGTGGCCTGAAGACGCGCCAGTGGGCGGAGGTGATCCCGGCGTTGACGAACATGGTTGCTGCAGCGAAGACGCTGCGCAACCAGGTGCATTGACGCGGGCAACGCGGGCCGGTCGTATTGCGCGCACCGCGGCTCGCGCAACGCGATGCCTGCCTTGGCGCTCGGACTTCCGTACGGGCAAATGAAAAAGGGCAGCGCGGTGCGCTGCCCTTGCTTGCGATGACCGGGCAGGCGGGTGAAGCTGCCTGCGCCGGTGCACGGGTGTTACACGGTGCGTGCGCCGCGCGGCAGCGCGTCGTCCTGCTTGCGGGGCGCACCGGCATCGTCGATGCTGACGCGGCGCGAGATCAGCCACACACACAGCGACGACACCACGGCGGCACTCGTGTACTGGATCGCGAGCGGCCACCATTGCGGCGCAGTGTTCTGCGCGATGATGGTCGCCACCAGCGGCGTGAGGCCACCGGCGAGCGCACCGCACACCTGGTACGCGATCGAGATCGCCGTATAGCGGATGCGTGCGACGAAGATGCCGCTGACGAAGCCCGCGACGACCGAGTAGTAGCCCGATTCCGCGAGCGTCGCGAGGCCGACGCCGACCGTGATCGACAGCGGCGTGCCCATGTGCACGAGCGGCAGCATCAGGAACGGGACGATCGCGGCCCATGCGCCGGTAATCAGCAGCACGCGCGTGGTGCCGAAGCGCTGCGCGAGGAACGCGGCCGCGAGCTGCACGACGAACTGCAGCACCGCGACGATCGTCATGCAATGCAGCACCATCGACCGGTCGAGCGACAGGAATTGCGTCGCATAACTGATCATGAAGATGTTGCTGAAATACACGCCGGCGATGCCGTACACGTTCGCACCGATCGCGAGCAGCAGCAGCGGCCAATACTTGAGCGCTTCACGCAACGGTTTTTGCGCGATGTTGCCGCTCTTCTTGACTTCCTCGAACTCGGGCGACTCGGACACGCTCGCGCGGATCACGAAGCCGACGATCAGCAGTACGGAACTGGCGAGGAACGGCACGCGCCAGCCCCAGCTCATCATGTCGTCCTTCGACAGCGTGCTGATCGCGCCGAACGCGAGCATCGACAGGATCAGGCCGCTTGCGCTGCCAAGCTGCGCGAACGACGCGAAGAACGTGCGCTTGCCTTCGGGCGCATGCTCGCCGGCGAGCAGCACCGCGCCGCCCCATTCACCGCCGACCGCGATACCTTGCAGCACGCGCATCAGCACCAGCAGGATCGGTGCGATCACGCCGGCTTGCGCATGGGTTGGCAGCAGGCCGATCGCGACGGTCGACACGGCCATCAGCATCAGCGTCGCGAGCAGCGAGCGCTTGCGGCCGAAGCGGTCACCGAGATAGCCGAACATCACGCCGCCGAGCGGCCGCGCGAAGAAGCCGACCGCGAACGAGCCGAACGACGCGAGCAGGCTGATGAAGCGGTTTTCGCCGGGAAAGAACAGCGGCCCGAACACGATGGCGGCGGCGGTCGCGTAGCTATAGAAGTCGTACCACTCGATCGTGGTGCCGACGAACGAAGCGAGCGCCGCCCGCTTCGGTTGCTTGACGGAAGTCCCCATCTTTATGTGTGCTCCTCTGGAATCCTTTGATTTGGAATAGTGGTGGTGCCGGGATCAGTCGCGGTACGCGACGCCCGGCAGCACGCACAGCAGCTCGTACGCGAGGTTCGCGCCGAGCAGCGCGGTGGTGCCGAACGGGTCGTACGGCGGCGCGACTTCGACGAGATCGCAGCCGACGATGTTCAACCCCTTCGCGCCGCGGATGATCTCGAGCGCCTGCGGCACCGTGAGGCCCGCGATTTCCGGCGTGCCGGTGCCCGGTGCGTAGGCCGGGTCGATGCCGTCGATGTCGAAGCTGATGTAGACGGGCGTATCGCCGACGCGTGCGCGCACTTCTTCCATCAGAGGCGCAAGCGACTTGTTCCAGCATTCCTCGGCCTGGACGACGCGGAAGCCCTGCTCGCGGCACCAGTCGAAATCCTCGGCCGCGTAGCCGGTGCCGCGCAGGCCGATCTGCGTGACCTTGTCGCCGTGCAGCAGGCCTTCCTCGACCGCGCGGCGGAACGGCGTGCCGTGCGCGATCTTTTCACCCATCATCGTGTCGTTCACGTCGGCGTGTGCATCGACGTGGATCAATGCAACCTTGCCGTGCTTGCGGTGGATCGCGCGCAGGATCGGCAGCGCGATCGTATGGTCGCCGCCGAGCGTGATCGGCTTGCAATCGTGTTCGAGGATCGCGTCGTACGCGGCTTCGATGCGCGCGATCGAATCGTGCAGGTTGTACGGGTTGATCGCGACATCGCCGATATCGGCGATCTGCAGCGAATCGAAGGGCGCTGCGCGCGTGGCCATGTTGTACGGACGCAGCAGCACGGATTCGGTGCGGATCTGGCGCGGGCCGAAGCGTGCGCCGGTGCGGTTGGACGTGCCGAGATCGAACGGCACGCCGACGAAACAGGCGTCGAGGCCTTCGGCGCTCGCCACGTGCGGCAGGCGCATCATGGTGGCGATGCCGCCGCAGCGCGGCATTTCATTGCCGCCGAGCGGCTGGAAATGGGTGTGGTCGTTCATGGGCTGTCTCTTCCGATGTGGGGTTGCCGTATCATGCGACGCGGCTTGGCGCACAGTTTTACGCGCTCCGCCGGGAAAGAAGAATGCGAAGATATCGACGTAAACATCGATTTTCATCGATGTATGGAAGGGGATGAACGTGCTGGGGAATCTGTCGACCCTCGATCTGCGGCTGATCCGCGTGTTTCTCGCGGTCACGGACGCGGGCGGTGTATCGGCCGCGCAGGCCGTGCTGAACGTCGGGCAGTCGACAATCAGCGCGCAACTGTCGTCGCTCGAGACGCGGCTCGGCTACCGGCTCTGCGAGCGCGGCCGCAGCGGCTTCCGGCTTACGCCGAAGGGCGAACGGTTCCACGCGATGAGCCGCAAGCTGCTCGCGGCGCTCGACGAATTCGGGATGGCCGCGCGGCACATGGACCGCCAGCTGGTCGGCACGCTGAACATCGGCCTGATCGGCCATACGCCGGTGAGCCAGAACGCGCGGATCGCCGAGGCGATCGCCGCGTTCCGCACGCGCGACGAAGCCGTACGTTTCTCGATTTCAGTGCGCGCGCCCGGCGATCTCGAGGAGAAACTGCTGAGCGACGAGATCCAGATCGCGGTTGGCTACTTCTGGCACCGCGTGCCGTCGCTGCACTACACGCCGCTGTTCATCGAGCGTCAGGTCGCGTATTGCGGCCGCGGCCATCCGCTGTTCGACGGCGCCGGCATGCTGACGCCGGCCGACGTCGCGGGTTTCGAATGGGCGTGGCGCTCGTATCCGCTACCGGAGGCGCAACTGTCGACGACGCCCGACCGCGTGACCGCGACCGCCGACAACATGGAGGCCGTCGCGCTGCTGATCTTGTCCGGCCACCATCTCGGCTACCTGCCGCAGCACTTCGCGGCGCCGTACGTCGCGCAGGGATTGCTCGCGCCGCTCAATCCCGATGAACTGCGCTACGACGTGACGTTCCACATGGTCGTCGCGCGCAACGGACGCGGGAATCCGCTCGTGGAAGCGTTTCTCGAGGATCTGGAGCGCGCGCACCAGTCACCCGACGTCGCATGAGGGCGGCGTTGCCGCCAATGTGAACAAGCGTTACACCGGAGCAGGTCGTCGCCCCGGTGCGTATCACGGCACCGGCAAGCCCGCGTCGTGCTTCACCTCGCGCAGCGACAGCGCCGATTCGATCGACGTCACACCCGGCAGCATCCGCAGCGAGTCGCGCAGGAACGTGCCGTAGTCGTCGAGGTCGCGCGCGACCACCTGCAGCAGGTAGTCGGCGGTGCCCGCGACGTTGTGGCACGCGAGGATCCGCTCGATGCCGAGCACTTCCCGTTCGAACCGGTCGGCGACCTTGCGGTCGTGCGTGGCGAACCGCACGAGCACGAACGCGACGACGCCGAAGCCGAGCGCCTGCCGTGACAGCTGCGCGCGGTAGCGCTCGATGTAGCCGTCGCTTTCGAGCCGTTTGAGGCGCCGCGCACAGGGCGTCTCGGACAAGCCGACAGATTCGGCGAGACGCGCGATCGGCAGGCGGCCGTCGCGCTGCACCGCAGCGAGGATCGCGCGGTCGGTTTTGTCGAGCTCGGTCATGTTGGCGGAATCCTTGTGTCGATTCCGTGATTGTGGCGGATTCCCCTATGGATCGCCAATTCCGAGCCAAAGATGGCCAATAATCCCTCGTCTTTCAGCGGCAACATATCGTCATTGAAGGACGGGGGCAGACCATGATTTCCACGCATTTGCTGTTGATTTATCTCGCCGCGCTGGCGGCCATCTATGCGGTGCCGGGGCCTGATATGGCGCTCGTGCTGCAGACCAGCATCGGCCGTGGCGTGCGGCCGGGCATGGCGGCGGCGGCCGGCCTGTCGCTCGCACGCACCGCGCACGTGACGCTGTCGGCGTGTGGCGTCGCGGCGCTGATCCGCAGCGCGCCGTGGCTGTACGAGGTGATCCGCTACGGCGGCGCGCTGTATCTCGCCTATGTCGCGATCCAGGTGTTCCGCTCGCCGGTGTTCGCGCTCGGCGACGGCGACACGGCGGCGACGGCCGGCGAACTGCGTCAGTCGTTCGTGAAGGGGCTGCTGACGAACCTGCTGAACCCGAAGGCACTGCTGTTCTGCTCGGTGCTGCTGCCGCAGTTCGTGCGTCCCGAGGCCGGGCCGGTCGTCTGGCAGATGTTCGAGCTGGGCGCGCTGCTGGTCGCGGCCGGCGTGTGCTTCGACCTCGCGTGCGTGTTCGGTGCGTCGCGCATCGCGGCGTGGATGCGTGCGCATCCGCTCGCGCAGACCGTGCAGCGCTGGACGTTTTCGGCGGCGCTGATCGGTTTCGCGCTGCGCCTGTCGATGGACTGAACGGGGTTCTTGCACCGTTGGCGCGTCGGTCGACAGCCGCGCGGCAACGATGCGCCGATCGCCGCAGGCCGTGCGCCATGCCGGCCGTCACGCGCATGCCTTGCTGCAGAAGGGCGTGCGCGCAAATCGTCTGACTGTTCTAAACTTCCTTCACCTTCGCGCGATCGCGAACCGACTGACCGAACGGAACCGACTTCCGCCGGCTATGTCCGATTTCCTGGCTGTTCCGTGCAACGCGGTACCAAGGAGGGTCTGAACATGGCAAGGCATCTTCACGCCGACCGTGAACCCCGAATCGTCGCCGAGTCCAAGTGCCTCGGCCCGTGCGATCCGGCAGAACGCATCCACGTCACGATCATGTTGCGGCGGCAGGAAGAAGGGCAACTTGATACGTTGGTCCACCAGCTCGCCACCGGCGACACACAGGCGAAACCGCTGTCACGCGAAGCATTCGCGCAGCGTTTTTCCGCCAATCCCGACGACATCCGCAAGACCGAGGACTTCGCGCGTCATCACCAGCTCACGGTCGATCGCGTCGATCCGGTCGAGAGTGTCGTCGTGCTGTCGGGCACGATCAAGCAGTTCGAAGCCGCATTCGGCGTCACGCTCGAGCGTTTCGAGCATCGGTCGATCGGCCAGTATCGCGGCCGCTCGGGCCCGATCGCGCTACCCGACGATCTCGGCGATGCCGTCACGGCCGTGCTCGGCCTCGACAGCCGCCCGCAGGCGCGGCCGCATTTCCGGCTGCGTCCGCCGTTCCGGCCCGCGCGTGGCGGCGCGGCGGGCGTCACATTCACGCCGGTCCAGCTGGCGTCGCTGTACGGCTTTCCGGCCGGCGACGGCGCCGGCCAATGCATCGCGATCGTCGAACTCGGCGGCGGCTATCGCGCGGCCGATATCCAGCAGTACTTCCGCGGGCTCGGGATCACGACGCCGCCGACGCTCGTCGACGTGAACGTCGGGACCGGCCGCAACACGCCGACTGGCGACCCTAACGGCCCGGACGGCGAAGTCGCGCTCGACATCGAGATCGCCGGTGCGATCGCGCCGGCCGCGAAGATCGCCGTCTACTTCGCATCGAACAGCGACGCGGGCTTCATCCAGGCCGTCAACGCGGCCGTCAGCGACACGACCAACAAGCCGTCGGTGATCTCGATCAGTTGGGGCGGTGCGGAAGCGACCTGGCAGGCGCAGTCGGCGCAGGCGTTCAACCGCGTGCTGCAGGCGGCCGCCGCGCAGGGCGTTACCGTGTGCGCGGCGTCCGGCGACAGCGGTTCGGGCGACGGGCTGCAGGACGGCGCCGATCACGTCGACTTCCCCGCATCGAGCCCGTACGTGCTCGGCTGCGGCGGCACGCAGCTCGACGCGCTGCCGGGGCAGGGCATCCGCAGCGAGGTCACGTGGAACGACGAGGCTGCTGGCGGTGGCGCGGGCGGCGGCGGTGTCAGCACGCTGTTCGACGTGCCGGCGTGGCAGCAGGGGCTCGCCGTCACGCTTGCCGACGGCAGCCGCACGCCGCTCGCGAAACGCGGCGTGCCCGACGTGGCCGGCGATGCGTCGCCGCAGACGGGTTACGAGGTATCGGTCGCCGGCACGGCTACCGTGATGGGCGGCACGAGCGCGGTCGCACCGCTGTGGGCCGCGCTGATCGCACGGATCAATGCGGCGGCCGGCGCATCGGCCGGCTGGATCAATCCGGTGCTGTACAAGAATCCGGGCGCACTGCGCGACATCACGAAAGGATCGAACGGCACCTATGCGGCCGCTTCGGGCTGGGATGCGTGCACCGGCCTCGGCAGCCCGAACGGCACGCAACTCGCCGCGATCCTCGCGCGCAAGCCGTCGAGCTGACGCGCGGGCACACGCCTTTCCGTTCGACGCGGGTGTCCTGCCCGCGTCTTTTTTCACCTCCAGGAGCAGCACGATGGGCATCGATTCCGCATCTTCCGGCGGCGTGTATCCGCTGCATCACGGCGACCACAATTCACACGGCGTGCCGCCGACCATCAACCCGGTCGCGCTGAGCCACGGCCGCGACCAGCCGTTCTTCGACCCGGTCGCGTACGGCAACGGCCCCGACGACTCGGTGACCGATACGACCGAGGCGGCCGCGATCACGCATCACACGATCCTGATCGACGACAAGCGCATCGCGTACACGGCGACGGCCGGCCACCTCGTGACGGTCGACCCGAGCAGTTCGCAGCCGGCCGCGAAGATCTTCTATGTCGCTTTCACGGCCGACGGCGCGACCGAGGAAACGCGCCCGGTGACGTTCTTCTATAACGGCGGGCCCGGCTCGTCGTCGGTATTCGTGCTGTTGGGCTCGTTCGCGCCGAAGCGCATCAAGACGTCGATGCCGGGTTTCACGCCGCCCGCGCCGTACCAGATGGAAGACAACCCGGACAGCATGATCGACCACAGCGATCTCGTGTTCATCAACCCCGTGGGCACCGGTTATTCGGCGGCCGTCGCGCCGAACAAGAACCGCAACTTCTGGGGCGTCGACCAGGATGCGGATTCGCTGAAGCAGTTCATCAAGCGCTACCTGACGAAGAACAACCGCTGGAACTCGCCGAAATACCTGTTCGGCGAATCGTACGGCACCGCGCGCAGCTGCGTGCTCGCGTACAAGCTGCACGAGGACGGTGTCGACCTGAACGGGGTCACGCTGCAATCGTCGATCCTCGATTACCGGCAGGCCGGCAACCCGGTCGGTGCGTTGCCGACCGCCGCGGCCGACGCGTGGTATCACAAGAAGCTCGGCATCACGCCGGCGCCGACCGATCTCGGCGCATTCGTCGAGGAAGTCGCGCAGTTCTCGCGCACCGATTACCTGAACGCGCTGCGCACGGTGCCGCATGCGGACCCGGCCGCCGTGCAGAAACTGTCGCAATACACGGGCATCGACACGGCGACGCTGCAATCGTGGAGTCTCAACATCGCGGGTTACGACACGCGCGGCAATTCGCTGTTCCTGACGACGCTGCTGCATGCGCAAGGGCTCGCGCTCGGCTCGTACGACGGCCGCGTGACCGGGATCTCGTCGGGCATCGCCGGCAAGATCGACCCGAACTCGGGCGGCAACGATCCGACGATGACGGCCGTGACGGGCGTCTATACGGCGATGTGGAACAGCTACCTGAACGAGCAGCTGAAGTTCACGTCGAACTCCGCGTTCACCGACCTGAACGACCAGGCGTTCCAGAACTGGGATTTCAGCCACATCGACCCGACTGGCGCGCAGCAGGGCATCGATGCGCAGGGGAACGTGATTCTCTACACGGCCGGCGATCTCGCGGCGGTGATGGCGTTGAACGTCGATCTGAAGGTGTTGTCGGCGAACGGTTTCTACGATTTCGTCACGCCGTTCTACCAGACCGTGATCGACCTGCAGCAGATGCCGCTCGAGGATCAGCAGGTGCGGCAGAACCTGTCCGCGCGCTTCTATCCGTCGGGGCACATGGTGTATCTCGACGGCGGCTCGCGCACCGCGCTCAAGCGCGATCTCGCGACGATGTACGACGCGACGGTCAGCAATACGGGTGCGCGGATGCGGATTCGCGCGCTGCAGGCGAAGAAGACGGGCGGGCACGCATAGCGGTGCCGGTCGATGATGTGCCGCGCGCAGCCTTTGCGGCTCGCGCGGCAGCGTCCGGGCCCGGGTGGCCGGCTTACGCGGCCGGCCAGTCGAACATCGTGTACGGCAGCGCGCGCTTGTGGCGCGAACCTTCGTGGAAGCGCAGCACGGTATCGTACACGTGGTCGCTGACCGCCTTGCCTTCGAGGAAATCGTCGATCTCGTCGTAGCTCACGCCGTATGCGTGCTCGTCGGGGCGCAGCGGGCGCAGTTCCTCGAGGTCGGCCGTCGGCACCTTCATCACGATCAGCTCCTCGCCGCCGAGCGCACGCGCGACCGCGCGTACGCGGCGCTTGTTCAGGCCCGCGAGCGGCAGGATGTCCGCGCCGCCGTCGCCGAACTTCGTGAAGAAACCCATCAGCGATTCGGCGGCGTGATCGGTGCCGATCACGATGCCGCGCTGCGCGCCGGCCACCGCGTACTGCGCGATCATGCGCTCGCGCGCCTTGATGTTGCCGTGCACGAAATCCTGCTGCGCGGGTGTTTCGAATACGTGGCCGGCTGCGGCCAGCGAGCCGAGCATCGCATCGGCGGCCGGCTTCACGTCGACCGTCAGCACCTCGTCCGCGCGGACGAACGCGAGCGCGCGCTGCGCATCGGCTTCGTCGTTCTGCACGCCGTTCGGCAAGCGCATGGCGATGAAGCGCGCATCGTAGCCGTCGGCGCGCAGGCGCTCGACCGACAGTTGCGCGAGCCGGCCGGCCGTCGACGAATCGACGCCGCCGCTGATGCCGAGCACGTAGGTCCGCAGGCCGGTTGAACGAAGGTACTGCGCGAGGAACTCGACGCGGCGGGCGATCTCGGCCTCGGCGTCGAAGTGCGGGGCGACGTTCAGTTCGGCAATGATCGCGCGTTGGCGGCTGGCGTAATCGGCGGATGTCATGAAGGAAGTTCCGGAACGAAATGCAAGGCGCCCATCATAAGCGCAATCGCGGCGCGCCGCCGCGCCGGGCGTGCGTTCCGGCGATTTCGCGTTGCTTCGGCGAGACGCGCTGCATCGCCGTGGTGCACGGTGCGCCGGGCGGGTGCAGGATGCCTCGCGACGGGCATCCGTGCGCAGGGTGTCGATGCGAACGAAGACCCGATGACCGCCGTCAGCGCCGCGCGAGCACGACGCCCACCAGCGCGAGCGCGAAGCCGGCGAGCTGGATCGCCGCGAGCGTTTCGCCGAACAGCCAGTAGCCCTGCAGCGCGGCCAGCGGCGGCGCGAGGAACAGCAGCGACGTCGCGCGCGCTGCATTGCCGCGGCGCAGCATCCACATCAGCATCGTGACCGCGCCGCCGGACAGGAACACGACGCCCCACACGAGCGACACCCACAGTGCCGGCGCGCCGATCCAGCGTGTTTCATGAAGCAGCGCGACGAAGACGGCCGCGACGATCGCCGCGCCGAAGTTCTGCACGGCAACCGCCGTGCGCAGGTCGCTCTGCGCGAGCTTGCCTTTCTGGTACAGCGAGCCGGCCGTGATCGATCCGACCGCCAGCACCGACACGGCGACGACGAGCCAGGCGGGCGCCGCGCCCGGCGGCGGCGCGACGCCGCCCGTGACCTTCGGCGCCAGCACGAGCGCGACGCCGGCGAGCCCGAGCGCCATCCCGAACCAGCCGCGCCTGGGCAGGCGCTCGTTGAACAGCGGGACGGCCAGCACGGCGGTGGCGAGCGGCTGCAGCGCGCCGAGCAGCGCCATGACACCGGCATTCAAGCCTTGCGCGACGGCCCAGTAGCTCGCGCCGAGATAAACGCCTTGCAGCAGTGCGCCCGCGATCAGGTGGCGCGGCCATTCGCGGCGGGCCGGCCACGGTGCGCGCACGACGAGCGCCACGACGCCGAACAGCGCGGCCGTGCCCGCGAAACGCGCGAGCAGGAACAGGTTGGGATCGGCGTAGGGCTTGATTGCCCGCGCAACGATGAAGCCGGTGGACCACAGCGCGACGAACGCGGCGGCGACGATCGAGGTAAGCATGCGTGACGGGCCGCGAGGCGGCCGGACAGAAACGGGAAGTCGGCCAGTATCGGGGGAAGCGGCGCCGGCGTCTTGTCGAATCCTGCACTCATGCGGGACGATGCGCGGCAGTGCCGGTCGTC
It encodes the following:
- a CDS encoding S10 family peptidase, translated to MGIDSASSGGVYPLHHGDHNSHGVPPTINPVALSHGRDQPFFDPVAYGNGPDDSVTDTTEAAAITHHTILIDDKRIAYTATAGHLVTVDPSSSQPAAKIFYVAFTADGATEETRPVTFFYNGGPGSSSVFVLLGSFAPKRIKTSMPGFTPPAPYQMEDNPDSMIDHSDLVFINPVGTGYSAAVAPNKNRNFWGVDQDADSLKQFIKRYLTKNNRWNSPKYLFGESYGTARSCVLAYKLHEDGVDLNGVTLQSSILDYRQAGNPVGALPTAAADAWYHKKLGITPAPTDLGAFVEEVAQFSRTDYLNALRTVPHADPAAVQKLSQYTGIDTATLQSWSLNIAGYDTRGNSLFLTTLLHAQGLALGSYDGRVTGISSGIAGKIDPNSGGNDPTMTAVTGVYTAMWNSYLNEQLKFTSNSAFTDLNDQAFQNWDFSHIDPTGAQQGIDAQGNVILYTAGDLAAVMALNVDLKVLSANGFYDFVTPFYQTVIDLQQMPLEDQQVRQNLSARFYPSGHMVYLDGGSRTALKRDLATMYDATVSNTGARMRIRALQAKKTGGHA
- a CDS encoding DMT family transporter codes for the protein MLTSIVAAAFVALWSTGFIVARAIKPYADPNLFLLARFAGTAALFGVVALVVRAPWPARREWPRHLIAGALLQGVYLGASYWAVAQGLNAGVMALLGALQPLATAVLAVPLFNERLPRRGWFGMALGLAGVALVLAPKVTGGVAPPPGAAPAWLVVAVSVLAVGSITAGSLYQKGKLAQSDLRTAVAVQNFGAAIVAAVFVALLHETRWIGAPALWVSLVWGVVFLSGGAVTMLMWMLRRGNAARATSLLFLAPPLAALQGYWLFGETLAAIQLAGFALALVGVVLARR
- the nadE gene encoding ammonia-dependent NAD(+) synthetase yields the protein MTSADYASRQRAIIAELNVAPHFDAEAEIARRVEFLAQYLRSTGLRTYVLGISGGVDSSTAGRLAQLSVERLRADGYDARFIAMRLPNGVQNDEADAQRALAFVRADEVLTVDVKPAADAMLGSLAAAGHVFETPAQQDFVHGNIKARERMIAQYAVAGAQRGIVIGTDHAAESLMGFFTKFGDGGADILPLAGLNKRRVRAVARALGGEELIVMKVPTADLEELRPLRPDEHAYGVSYDEIDDFLEGKAVSDHVYDTVLRFHEGSRHKRALPYTMFDWPAA
- a CDS encoding S53 family peptidase; translated protein: MARHLHADREPRIVAESKCLGPCDPAERIHVTIMLRRQEEGQLDTLVHQLATGDTQAKPLSREAFAQRFSANPDDIRKTEDFARHHQLTVDRVDPVESVVVLSGTIKQFEAAFGVTLERFEHRSIGQYRGRSGPIALPDDLGDAVTAVLGLDSRPQARPHFRLRPPFRPARGGAAGVTFTPVQLASLYGFPAGDGAGQCIAIVELGGGYRAADIQQYFRGLGITTPPTLVDVNVGTGRNTPTGDPNGPDGEVALDIEIAGAIAPAAKIAVYFASNSDAGFIQAVNAAVSDTTNKPSVISISWGGAEATWQAQSAQAFNRVLQAAAAQGVTVCAASGDSGSGDGLQDGADHVDFPASSPYVLGCGGTQLDALPGQGIRSEVTWNDEAAGGGAGGGGVSTLFDVPAWQQGLAVTLADGSRTPLAKRGVPDVAGDASPQTGYEVSVAGTATVMGGTSAVAPLWAALIARINAAAGASAGWINPVLYKNPGALRDITKGSNGTYAAASGWDACTGLGSPNGTQLAAILARKPSS